A window of the Sneathiella sp. P13V-1 genome harbors these coding sequences:
- a CDS encoding ABC transporter ATP-binding protein, producing the protein MQGLVLKNLVTEFDNKEKIGPVSLTLDKGKMLSLLGGSGSGKTTTLRMIAGLAPVASGQILFEGNEISHLPPQKRGVGMVFQNFGLFPHMTVRDNITFGLRMAKKPADFINQKFEWIAEKTRLLELSDRYSSQLSGGQKQRVALARTLVMDPDILLLDEPLSNLDANLREDMGRFIRGLQQDLNITTVFVTHDQEEALMLADEVAVMDGGEVLQQGSPEDIYKRPINEGVARFIGGSNIISGKIDSSGEFVFSAGKLKSKINNNVQNHKVMLRSEDLKLMQLDDFEIGCNAFKGTIQEARFKGGYFEYRVQAGDEDLIIRHMGEEKFPVGADVSISVAEKDVWPLNLN; encoded by the coding sequence ATGCAGGGTTTAGTTTTAAAAAATCTGGTTACCGAATTTGATAACAAAGAAAAAATCGGTCCGGTTTCCCTGACTTTGGATAAGGGCAAAATGCTTTCCCTCCTTGGTGGGTCGGGTTCAGGAAAAACCACCACCCTTCGGATGATTGCGGGCTTGGCGCCAGTTGCCTCTGGCCAGATCCTTTTTGAAGGTAATGAAATTTCACATCTGCCGCCGCAAAAGCGGGGAGTTGGTATGGTGTTTCAGAACTTTGGTCTGTTTCCCCATATGACCGTGCGAGATAACATCACCTTTGGCCTTCGAATGGCGAAAAAACCTGCAGACTTTATCAATCAGAAGTTCGAATGGATTGCCGAAAAGACCAGATTACTTGAGTTGTCAGACAGATATTCAAGTCAGTTATCTGGTGGTCAGAAACAGCGGGTCGCGCTTGCCAGAACATTGGTAATGGATCCCGATATATTGCTGCTGGATGAGCCGCTTTCAAATCTGGATGCGAATTTGCGCGAAGATATGGGGCGATTTATTCGAGGGTTGCAACAGGACCTGAATATAACAACTGTATTTGTAACCCACGATCAGGAAGAAGCTCTTATGCTGGCGGATGAAGTAGCTGTCATGGATGGGGGAGAAGTCCTCCAACAGGGGAGCCCGGAGGATATTTACAAGCGCCCAATTAATGAGGGAGTTGCCAGATTTATCGGGGGAAGTAACATCATTTCAGGTAAAATCGACAGCTCAGGCGAGTTTGTGTTTTCCGCAGGTAAGTTAAAATCAAAAATAAATAATAACGTTCAAAATCATAAGGTTATGCTGCGATCTGAAGACCTTAAATTGATGCAGTTGGATGACTTTGAAATTGGCTGCAATGCATTCAAAGGTACAATTCAAGAGGCGAGATTTAAAGGCGGTTATTTTGAGTATCGCGTGCAGGCGGGGGATGAGGATCTGATCATTCGGCATATGGGAGAAGAAAAGTTTCCCGTTGGTGCTGATGTGTCTATTTCAGTGGCCGAGAAGGATGTTTGGCCACTTAATTTAAATTAA
- a CDS encoding ABC transporter substrate-binding protein, giving the protein MVKSILSVATVLAVGLSASVTLAADKAASDFRDAFLNGKATWADVEARAKEEGEVNWFHWGGSEKLNAWIERAVVPVMREKGITLKTTRIGGTREAVDLVLADKQAGKGIGEGSVDMIWLNGDNFYTLAQQDALFGSFANKVPHAVNFAFDPADPRSQLNLADFGTPTEAREMPWSGEQYVCYIDTSRLSQADAPKDFKELESWLVKNPGRFTYVKPPHYIGNTFVQTVMYAHGGGFKPFQKSISEFTPESFAALVKPGFEYLKRIEPNLLPVYPQNQAANQAMYNNGEVDMACEFGLYFVANQRESGAFSDTTETVLFPKSGMIKNKNFLAIPSNSPHPAAALVLANVMSTVDLQISKLKDIGYPLGVDIFKLSAEDQKRAVDAAPKQYGVTDAELAGAAVADTNASLVKVIEAIWIEYIERKSDKPFNEIVANAMKKSG; this is encoded by the coding sequence ATGGTAAAAAGCATTTTAAGTGTCGCCACAGTGTTGGCGGTGGGCTTATCTGCAAGTGTGACGCTTGCGGCGGATAAAGCTGCTTCTGATTTTCGAGACGCATTTTTAAACGGGAAAGCCACTTGGGCTGATGTGGAAGCGCGCGCCAAGGAAGAAGGGGAAGTGAACTGGTTTCACTGGGGCGGCAGTGAGAAACTAAATGCGTGGATTGAACGTGCTGTTGTGCCTGTGATGAGAGAAAAAGGGATTACCCTTAAAACAACACGCATCGGCGGCACGCGTGAAGCGGTTGATCTTGTTCTTGCTGATAAACAAGCAGGTAAAGGGATCGGTGAAGGCAGCGTCGATATGATCTGGCTCAACGGTGATAATTTCTACACTTTAGCCCAACAAGACGCTCTGTTTGGATCTTTCGCCAATAAAGTCCCACATGCCGTGAACTTCGCGTTTGATCCTGCGGATCCGCGCTCGCAGCTCAATTTGGCCGATTTCGGTACGCCAACGGAAGCCCGTGAAATGCCGTGGTCAGGGGAACAATATGTCTGTTACATCGATACATCACGGCTATCACAGGCCGACGCCCCAAAAGACTTTAAAGAATTGGAAAGCTGGCTTGTCAAAAATCCGGGCCGATTTACCTATGTGAAGCCACCGCACTATATCGGAAACACATTTGTTCAAACGGTTATGTATGCCCATGGCGGCGGGTTTAAGCCCTTCCAGAAATCCATATCAGAATTTACACCGGAGAGCTTTGCAGCCCTTGTTAAACCGGGGTTTGAGTATCTGAAGCGTATCGAGCCTAATCTGTTGCCAGTCTATCCGCAAAACCAAGCGGCGAACCAAGCCATGTATAACAACGGTGAAGTGGACATGGCCTGTGAGTTCGGTCTCTATTTCGTGGCAAACCAACGTGAAAGCGGAGCATTTTCTGACACAACAGAAACAGTGCTGTTTCCAAAATCAGGCATGATCAAAAATAAGAACTTCCTTGCGATTCCATCAAATAGCCCGCATCCAGCCGCAGCACTGGTTTTAGCAAATGTGATGTCTACGGTAGATCTACAGATCTCTAAATTGAAAGATATTGGATATCCACTTGGTGTTGATATCTTTAAACTGTCTGCGGAAGATCAGAAACGTGCAGTAGACGCAGCGCCTAAACAATATGGTGTGACTGATGCCGAGCTTGCGGGAGCCGCTGTGGCTGACACCAATGCGTCTTTGGTTAAAGTGATTGAAGCCATCTGGATTGAGTATATCGAACGCAAATCAGACAAGCCATTCAATGAAATTGTGGCAAATGCCATGAAGAAATCCGGCTGA
- a CDS encoding ABC transporter permease, translated as MGLFPALAVLCILFFGALFYALSQSLGYAPQYGVSEFITFRFYGQLFVDPGFWKSLGLTFYYALIPTFIGLVISIVFAVLLSNKFRGRGFALIIYKIPMVVPYLVGVSLVLLLFSNGGLIARFLYLVDIIDRPSDFPRLLQTAGGYGVMLVYLWKQVPFMTIILSSHLLVLGREAEESAVMLGASKWQILWHVTIPRLIPAIVSSTLIVFAFNFGSFEVPYILGAGFPNTLTVEAWRLFDDPDYSIRPKAMAIATVVSVVSGTCLLLYLSLYRRYEKKRGRL; from the coding sequence ATGGGGCTTTTTCCTGCTCTGGCGGTCTTGTGTATCCTGTTTTTTGGGGCTTTGTTTTATGCCCTTTCACAAAGCCTTGGTTATGCTCCTCAATATGGCGTATCTGAGTTTATAACTTTCCGCTTTTATGGTCAGTTGTTTGTTGATCCAGGGTTTTGGAAATCACTGGGACTGACTTTCTATTATGCGCTTATCCCTACATTTATAGGGTTGGTGATAAGCATTGTCTTCGCCGTTCTGTTATCCAACAAATTTCGGGGACGGGGATTTGCCTTGATCATCTACAAAATCCCTATGGTGGTGCCCTATCTGGTTGGGGTGAGTTTGGTCCTTTTGCTTTTCTCAAATGGCGGGTTAATTGCCAGATTTCTGTATCTAGTCGATATTATTGATCGGCCATCAGACTTCCCGAGGCTGCTTCAAACCGCGGGTGGCTATGGCGTTATGCTTGTTTATCTATGGAAACAAGTGCCCTTTATGACCATCATTCTATCTTCACATCTGTTGGTGCTCGGCCGTGAAGCGGAAGAAAGTGCCGTTATGCTTGGGGCGAGTAAGTGGCAAATCTTGTGGCATGTAACAATCCCACGATTAATCCCAGCCATAGTGAGCTCAACACTTATCGTTTTTGCCTTTAATTTTGGATCATTCGAAGTGCCATATATTTTGGGCGCGGGGTTTCCCAACACACTCACAGTGGAGGCGTGGCGGCTGTTTGATGACCCTGATTATTCCATCAGACCGAAGGCCATGGCGATTGCAACAGTGGTGAGTGTTGTGTCAGGTACCTGCTTGCTGCTGTATTTAAGCCTTTACCGGCGTTACGAGAAGAAGAGGGGGCGGTTATGA
- a CDS encoding ABC transporter permease has translation MKTLSLRGKLLLLFFLTSIVGPFIPLLMASISFRWGWPDLIPSIWWWEKRDVVATPLAWDYILSPVSRIVPALGNTLFIAAAVTVISLLLAIPAARVIARENFRGKSLIELAFASPLIVPEIAVGIGMYLVFVSLGMQGNLLAVILSHLVPVLPYLIRVLVGIYAELDQSMLDQAELLGASPFQRFLKIELPLLMPGVIAGALFAVLISTNVFLLTFYMGQGQIETLATILFSKLSGGGSLDPVSAGLTIMVSLPGLLFLILSSKTIREDVFAGGISRE, from the coding sequence ATGAAGACGCTGTCCCTTCGTGGTAAATTGCTTCTGTTATTCTTTCTGACTTCTATCGTGGGTCCTTTTATTCCTCTATTGATGGCGTCTATATCCTTTCGGTGGGGGTGGCCAGACTTGATCCCGTCTATCTGGTGGTGGGAAAAGAGAGACGTAGTGGCAACACCGCTCGCGTGGGATTACATCCTAAGCCCCGTTTCCAGAATTGTTCCAGCACTTGGGAATACTTTATTTATCGCGGCAGCGGTAACTGTCATTTCGCTTCTTCTTGCCATTCCTGCAGCCCGTGTCATTGCACGTGAGAATTTTAGGGGTAAATCGCTGATTGAGCTTGCATTTGCAAGCCCGCTTATCGTGCCTGAGATTGCGGTTGGCATAGGAATGTATCTGGTTTTTGTCTCTTTAGGGATGCAGGGAAATTTACTGGCGGTCATTCTATCACATTTAGTGCCTGTGTTGCCTTATCTGATCCGTGTTTTAGTTGGGATTTATGCGGAACTTGACCAATCCATGCTGGATCAGGCGGAACTTTTGGGGGCGTCACCATTTCAACGATTTCTGAAAATTGAACTTCCGCTTCTCATGCCAGGTGTCATAGCAGGGGCGTTATTCGCCGTTCTGATTTCAACGAATGTCTTTCTGCTGACCTTCTATATGGGGCAGGGGCAGATCGAAACCCTCGCCACAATCCTGTTTTCAAAACTTAGCGGTGGAGGTTCGCTAGATCCAGTGTCTGCTGGGCTTACAATTATGGTATCCCTTCCGGGGCTTTTATTCCTTATATTGTCCAGCAAGACCATACGCGAAGATGTTTTCGCCGGAGGGATAAGCCGGGAATAA
- a CDS encoding ribokinase codes for MIVVLGSINIDQIYHVDQLPTPGETRMGKGYLQVPGGKGANQALAARRAGADVVMVGAVGRDNNAQAALSLMAKDGVRLDKLKISSNPTGSASIWVGENAENSIIVNGGANMDVSADQLSDDILKDATYLMMQMEIPAEEVSEAAKMAKSAGVKTILNLAPYQDVDLSLFQHIDILVVNETEARNIAHKVSANTDSYEDMCMQLSVDLSLTCVLTMGEKGVCYLQDNLILQIPANKVSAVDTTAAGDCFCGYLVADLDAGNTIKTAIEKANKAASLSCMVEGSQNSVPWKTDI; via the coding sequence ATGATTGTTGTTCTAGGCTCTATCAATATCGATCAGATCTATCATGTAGACCAGTTGCCCACCCCGGGTGAGACCCGTATGGGGAAAGGGTATCTGCAAGTTCCAGGGGGAAAGGGGGCTAATCAGGCACTGGCGGCACGGCGTGCAGGCGCAGATGTTGTCATGGTCGGGGCTGTTGGCCGGGACAATAATGCTCAAGCGGCTCTTTCTCTGATGGCAAAAGATGGTGTCCGTTTGGATAAATTAAAAATCAGCTCTAATCCAACTGGTTCAGCTTCCATTTGGGTCGGGGAAAATGCTGAAAACTCTATCATCGTAAATGGCGGCGCGAATATGGATGTCTCTGCTGATCAATTGTCTGATGATATATTGAAAGACGCTACTTACCTGATGATGCAGATGGAAATTCCAGCGGAAGAAGTCTCAGAAGCTGCGAAAATGGCAAAGTCTGCAGGTGTCAAAACCATTCTCAACCTTGCCCCTTATCAGGACGTTGATTTATCCCTTTTTCAACATATTGATATTTTGGTTGTGAATGAAACCGAGGCGAGAAATATTGCTCATAAAGTAAGTGCTAACACTGATAGTTATGAAGATATGTGTATGCAATTATCAGTAGACCTATCCCTCACATGTGTGTTGACGATGGGTGAAAAAGGGGTGTGTTATCTGCAGGATAATTTAATATTACAAATCCCTGCAAATAAAGTGTCCGCCGTAGATACTACCGCAGCAGGGGATTGTTTCTGCGGCTATCTTGTAGCGGATTTGGATGCCGGAAACACCATAAAAACAGCGATTGAGAAGGCAAATAAAGCGGCGTCTTTAAGCTGTATGGTGGAAGGGTCGCAAAACTCAGTCCCCTGGAAAACTGATATTTAA
- a CDS encoding FadR/GntR family transcriptional regulator: protein MLQRISRQYPKTGIHGRVVHELGKDIVRGVFLPGQRLPNENVFIDRFHGSRTAIREAFRVLSAKGLLEARQRAGTHVRLRHFWNLCDPDVLSWHDAVSISEAEIRQISELRRLFEPEAVRLFSMTRMSEQEGDELLTLLRKMERCEILGEYPEMHDLRLRFHHTIMENCGNEYLRTMHSVVRLVLDYVFTRSMQETKLPDINMRWYYLLLDKIKSSDSEAAVSAIRSLTVRDHEAILERDMHRTRVVA, encoded by the coding sequence ATGTTGCAGAGAATTTCTAGACAGTATCCCAAAACAGGGATACATGGCCGAGTTGTACATGAGCTTGGCAAGGATATCGTAAGAGGGGTCTTTTTGCCTGGTCAAAGGCTTCCAAATGAAAACGTTTTCATTGACCGTTTTCATGGAAGTCGAACCGCAATTAGAGAAGCGTTTCGTGTTCTGTCGGCAAAAGGTCTTCTTGAGGCTCGGCAACGGGCAGGAACTCATGTAAGGCTTCGTCATTTTTGGAACTTATGTGATCCGGATGTACTGAGCTGGCATGATGCGGTATCAATTTCAGAAGCCGAAATAAGACAGATTTCTGAATTGCGCCGGTTGTTTGAGCCGGAAGCCGTCAGGCTTTTCAGCATGACGAGGATGAGTGAGCAGGAGGGGGATGAACTGCTAACACTTCTTCGGAAAATGGAGCGATGTGAGATCCTCGGCGAATATCCAGAAATGCATGATCTTCGACTGCGATTTCACCATACAATAATGGAAAACTGCGGGAACGAGTATTTACGCACAATGCATAGTGTTGTGAGGCTTGTGCTTGATTACGTGTTTACCCGCAGTATGCAGGAGACAAAACTGCCAGACATTAATATGCGTTGGTATTATCTTCTTCTGGATAAAATTAAATCTTCAGATAGCGAAGCCGCTGTGAGCGCAATCAGGTCTTTAACAGTGAGAGACCATGAAGCTATTCTGGAGAGGGATATGCATAGAACGAGGGTGGTTGCCTGA
- the can gene encoding carbonate dehydratase: MKKPTPQELFERNKEWSMNKLTADSEFFSRLSDIQEPNYLWVGCADSRVPANEIVGLEPGELFVHRNVANIVPHSDANCLAVIQYAVEVLKVEHIIVTGHYNCGGVRAALGDQDHGQIDNWLAHIKDVLRDHYDEVTSIEDENDQVNRLVELNVIQQVRNVAKTSIVQNAWRKGQELTIHGWVYSLHDGILKDLEVDMNSIDQIHKAYQINQ, from the coding sequence ATGAAAAAACCAACACCACAAGAGTTATTCGAGAGAAACAAGGAATGGTCAATGAACAAATTGACGGCAGATTCCGAGTTTTTCAGTCGACTGAGTGACATACAAGAGCCTAACTATTTGTGGGTTGGATGTGCCGATAGCCGTGTTCCTGCGAATGAAATTGTAGGTCTGGAGCCCGGTGAACTATTTGTACATAGAAACGTCGCCAACATTGTTCCCCACAGCGACGCCAATTGCCTGGCGGTTATTCAATACGCTGTGGAGGTTTTAAAAGTTGAGCACATTATTGTCACGGGCCACTATAACTGTGGCGGTGTTCGGGCGGCTTTAGGAGATCAGGATCACGGGCAGATTGATAACTGGCTGGCCCACATCAAAGACGTCCTGCGCGATCACTATGACGAAGTCACATCTATTGAAGATGAAAATGATCAGGTAAATCGTCTGGTGGAGCTAAACGTCATTCAACAGGTCCGCAACGTGGCGAAGACTTCAATTGTGCAAAATGCATGGCGAAAAGGTCAGGAACTGACAATTCACGGCTGGGTTTACAGCCTTCATGACGGCATTTTGAAGGATTTGGAGGTCGATATGAACTCGATCGATCAAATCCATAAAGCCTATCAAATCAATCAATAA
- the paaA gene encoding 1,2-phenylacetyl-CoA epoxidase subunit PaaA, translating into MVESATKALSEEQLNEAFQDRVDAEIKIEPKDWMPEGYRKTLIRQMSQHAHSEVVGMLPEGNWLTRAPSLKRKGILMAKIQDEGGHGLYLYSAAETLGISRDEMYDQLHSGKAKYSSIFNYPTLNWADVGAIGWLVDGAAITNQIALCRCSYGPYARAMVKICKEESFHQRQGYEIMLEMAKGTPEQKEMAQDALNRWWWPALMMFGPHDSTSTHTTQNMRWKIKRTSNDELRQRFVDATVPQAEFLGLTIPDDKLAWNEEKQSYDWGEIDWDEFANVVAGNGLCNRERLETRREAHDGGKWVRDAAVAYAEKRKNRAASQAA; encoded by the coding sequence ATGGTTGAGAGTGCGACTAAGGCTCTGAGCGAAGAGCAACTGAACGAAGCGTTTCAAGATCGTGTAGACGCTGAAATCAAAATCGAACCGAAAGACTGGATGCCAGAAGGCTATCGTAAGACACTGATCCGTCAGATGTCGCAACATGCACATTCTGAGGTTGTTGGGATGCTTCCTGAAGGAAACTGGCTGACCCGTGCACCTTCTTTGAAGCGTAAAGGTATTCTTATGGCCAAAATTCAGGATGAAGGTGGTCACGGACTATATCTTTATAGTGCTGCTGAAACGCTGGGTATTTCACGTGATGAAATGTACGATCAGCTTCATTCCGGTAAAGCAAAATACTCTTCCATCTTTAATTACCCGACCTTGAATTGGGCTGATGTTGGTGCAATCGGCTGGTTGGTTGATGGCGCGGCGATTACAAACCAGATTGCGCTTTGCCGTTGCTCCTATGGCCCATATGCCCGCGCCATGGTGAAGATCTGTAAAGAAGAAAGTTTCCACCAGCGTCAGGGTTACGAAATCATGCTGGAAATGGCGAAGGGCACACCTGAGCAGAAGGAAATGGCGCAGGATGCGTTGAACCGCTGGTGGTGGCCTGCTTTGATGATGTTCGGCCCGCACGACAGCACAAGCACGCATACAACACAGAATATGCGTTGGAAAATTAAACGTACTTCCAATGACGAACTACGTCAGCGCTTCGTGGACGCAACGGTTCCGCAGGCTGAATTCCTTGGGCTGACAATCCCTGATGACAAGCTTGCTTGGAATGAAGAAAAACAGTCTTACGATTGGGGTGAGATTGATTGGGATGAGTTCGCAAATGTTGTTGCCGGCAATGGCCTGTGCAACCGTGAACGTCTGGAAACACGCCGCGAGGCACATGATGGCGGTAAATGGGTTCGTGACGCCGCTGTTGCCTATGCAGAAAAACGTAAAAACCGTGCCGCATCGCAGGCCGCTTAA
- the paaB gene encoding 1,2-phenylacetyl-CoA epoxidase subunit PaaB, with the protein MSEQNKELPLYEVFIRSKNGLHHKHVGSLHASDDEMALTNARDVYTRRSEGVSIWVVKTENVVASQPEDKEAFYDPNDDKMYRHPTFYNIPEEVGHM; encoded by the coding sequence ATGTCTGAGCAAAATAAAGAACTGCCACTATACGAAGTCTTCATTCGTTCCAAAAACGGTCTGCATCACAAGCATGTAGGAAGCCTGCATGCATCTGACGATGAAATGGCCCTTACCAATGCTCGCGACGTATATACACGTCGTAGCGAAGGAGTGAGCATCTGGGTTGTAAAAACTGAAAATGTTGTCGCTTCTCAGCCAGAAGACAAAGAAGCCTTCTATGATCCGAATGACGACAAAATGTATCGTCACCCAACATTCTATAATATCCCCGAAGAAGTCGGGCATATGTAA
- the paaC gene encoding 1,2-phenylacetyl-CoA epoxidase subunit PaaC, which produces MTDKEMLFEYLLRMGDNCVILSHRLSEWCGKAPVLEEEMALMNVGLDLVGQARMILDYAGKVEGAGRDEDKLAYHRDAKDWRNFLLVEQPNGDFAVTMARQLFFDVFQYLQYEALTQSKDQMIAEIATKSLKESTYHVRHSADWVIRLGDGTDESHKRMQDALDRLWGFVPEMFDMDEVDNAMVAAGIGIDAAALRSKWDAKINEVLNEATLRTPDVSWEVRGSREGKHSEYLGYILAEMQFLPRAYPDATW; this is translated from the coding sequence ATGACAGATAAAGAGATGCTTTTTGAATATCTCCTTCGCATGGGAGATAACTGCGTCATCCTTAGCCATCGTCTTTCTGAATGGTGTGGTAAGGCTCCGGTTCTTGAAGAAGAAATGGCGTTAATGAATGTGGGCCTCGATCTTGTAGGTCAGGCACGCATGATCCTTGATTATGCAGGCAAGGTTGAAGGCGCAGGTCGCGACGAAGACAAGCTCGCCTATCACCGTGACGCAAAGGATTGGCGTAACTTCCTGCTGGTTGAACAGCCAAATGGTGACTTTGCTGTCACGATGGCACGTCAACTGTTCTTTGATGTGTTCCAGTATCTTCAATACGAAGCATTGACTCAGTCAAAAGACCAAATGATCGCGGAAATTGCGACCAAGTCTTTGAAAGAAAGCACATATCACGTTCGGCACAGCGCAGACTGGGTCATTCGCCTTGGTGACGGTACTGACGAAAGCCATAAGCGGATGCAGGATGCCCTGGATCGTCTTTGGGGCTTTGTTCCAGAGATGTTTGATATGGACGAGGTGGATAACGCAATGGTCGCTGCTGGTATCGGAATTGATGCCGCTGCACTTCGTTCCAAGTGGGATGCCAAGATTAATGAGGTCCTGAACGAAGCAACTTTAAGAACACCTGACGTGAGCTGGGAAGTTCGTGGAAGCCGTGAAGGGAAGCATTCAGAATATCTTGGATATATTCTGGCCGAGATGCAGTTCCTGCCGCGGGCATATCCGGACGCGACCTGGTAG
- the paaD gene encoding 1,2-phenylacetyl-CoA epoxidase subunit PaaD: MSIPAPDYDPQSIGGILELVKDPEIPVLTVEDMGIIRRVDVDGDTVVVSITPTYSGCPAMDHIASDIKTTLNLHGYPEVEIKTVLSPAWTTDMITERGRQKMEEFGIAPPSSKGSKAAMIGIDPVACPQCKSENTSLVSEFGSTACKALYKCNDCMEPFDYFKCV, from the coding sequence ATGTCTATTCCGGCACCTGACTATGACCCGCAGTCGATTGGGGGTATTCTGGAACTTGTTAAGGATCCAGAGATCCCGGTTCTGACTGTAGAGGATATGGGCATTATCCGACGTGTGGATGTAGATGGAGATACAGTTGTTGTCTCCATTACGCCTACATATTCGGGTTGTCCTGCGATGGATCATATTGCAAGCGATATCAAAACCACGTTGAACCTGCACGGTTATCCCGAAGTAGAGATCAAGACGGTTTTGTCACCTGCATGGACGACCGATATGATTACCGAACGTGGACGCCAGAAAATGGAAGAATTTGGGATTGCTCCTCCTTCATCCAAAGGGTCCAAGGCGGCGATGATCGGTATTGATCCGGTTGCCTGCCCACAATGTAAATCAGAAAATACCTCACTTGTGAGCGAATTTGGTTCTACAGCCTGCAAAGCGCTGTATAAATGTAATGACTGCATGGAACCGTTCGACTATTTCAAATGTGTCTAG
- the paaE gene encoding 1,2-phenylacetyl-CoA epoxidase subunit PaaE yields MTIFHSLKIAEVVKETEDAISVTFDVPDELQKEYKFTQGQHLTLKADVDGEELRRSYSICTGVDEGCLKVAIKQIEKGKFSTFANSSFEAGQEIDVMVPQGRFFTPLSPSNAKNYLAVAAGSGITPMMSIIKTTLATEPKSTFTLIYGNRTVSSILFLEQIEDLKNAYQKRFNVVHILSREPQDTELFNGRITAEKCESLFSGIVDASRLNEAFLCGPEQMIMDVKDFLKNKGMASENIHFELFVTDAAIAAANKPVAEASSSTPHHAVTVIMDGAQTTVTIPEEGKSILDAALEADLDVPFACKGGVCCTCRAKVIQGEVRMDLNYALEDDEVEQGYVLTCQSHPITEDVIVDFDL; encoded by the coding sequence ATGACAATCTTTCATAGTTTGAAGATTGCCGAAGTCGTCAAAGAAACAGAAGATGCGATTTCGGTAACCTTTGATGTGCCTGATGAACTTCAAAAAGAATATAAATTTACTCAAGGTCAGCATCTTACCCTGAAAGCGGATGTGGACGGTGAAGAACTCCGCCGTTCCTATTCCATTTGCACCGGCGTGGATGAAGGTTGCCTAAAAGTGGCGATTAAGCAAATCGAGAAGGGTAAGTTTTCAACCTTTGCCAATAGCTCGTTTGAAGCAGGTCAGGAAATTGATGTGATGGTACCACAGGGGCGCTTCTTTACGCCTTTGTCACCATCCAATGCAAAGAACTATCTGGCTGTTGCGGCAGGTAGTGGTATCACGCCAATGATGTCTATCATCAAAACAACGTTGGCGACGGAACCAAAAAGCACTTTCACACTGATCTATGGCAACCGCACTGTGAGCAGCATTCTGTTTCTGGAACAGATTGAAGACTTGAAGAACGCTTATCAGAAACGCTTCAACGTTGTTCATATTTTGAGCCGCGAACCGCAAGATACGGAACTGTTTAATGGCCGTATTACTGCAGAGAAATGCGAGTCTCTTTTCTCAGGTATTGTAGATGCTTCACGCCTGAATGAGGCCTTCTTGTGTGGCCCGGAACAGATGATCATGGATGTGAAAGACTTCCTTAAAAACAAAGGAATGGCATCAGAAAACATCCATTTTGAATTATTTGTAACCGATGCGGCGATTGCGGCGGCCAATAAACCAGTGGCGGAAGCCAGTAGTTCTACGCCTCATCACGCTGTAACCGTTATTATGGATGGGGCGCAGACAACTGTAACCATTCCAGAAGAAGGCAAATCCATTCTGGACGCGGCCTTGGAAGCAGATCTGGATGTTCCGTTTGCTTGTAAAGGTGGTGTTTGCTGTACATGCCGTGCAAAGGTCATTCAGGGCGAGGTTCGCATGGACCTGAACTATGCGCTTGAGGATGACGAAGTTGAACAAGGTTATGTTCTAACATGCCAATCACATCCGATAACTGAAGATGTCATTGTTGATTTCGACCTTTAA